From Polaromonas naphthalenivorans CJ2, one genomic window encodes:
- a CDS encoding cytochrome-c peroxidase translates to MNQRVIALAVAAAALAVTALAAQDLKKAPLRDRWSVQEVTALASMRLKEAGQRPADASNAYEQRAEAAALGRALFNDTRLSKNGQVACASCHAADKQFEDGRQFGQGIATGKRRTMPVMGAAHAPFLFWDGRKDSAWSQALGPLEDAAEHGGNRVRLVRLVLAQYKDPYGKVFGAVPEVGELPGDASPNGTQAERAAWAALAPATRNSVNRVFANMGKAIAAYERLVSYGESRFDRYAQATVAGDGPGQDALTGQEVRGLRLFLTKGQCVTCHNGPLLTDHAFHNTGVPPLEPANPDRGRAEGLKKLLADEFNCLGRYSDAKPEQCGELQFLSANDTAQLGAFRTPSLRNVAVRPPYMHAGQFSTLDAVVQHYAASPQAAIGHSELAQPGENHAQRQSIRLSADDIKDLAAFLGTLTGPVHQPR, encoded by the coding sequence ATGAACCAGCGCGTCATCGCGTTGGCGGTCGCGGCGGCCGCTCTTGCCGTTACCGCCCTGGCCGCGCAGGATTTGAAGAAGGCGCCGCTGCGGGACAGGTGGTCAGTTCAGGAAGTCACTGCCCTCGCCTCGATGCGTTTGAAAGAGGCTGGCCAGCGGCCCGCTGATGCGTCGAACGCCTACGAGCAGCGCGCCGAGGCGGCCGCGCTTGGGCGTGCACTGTTCAATGACACCCGGCTCAGCAAGAACGGCCAGGTCGCCTGCGCCAGCTGCCACGCGGCCGACAAGCAGTTCGAGGACGGGCGTCAGTTCGGCCAGGGAATTGCCACCGGCAAGCGCCGGACCATGCCGGTCATGGGCGCTGCGCACGCCCCCTTCCTGTTCTGGGACGGGCGCAAGGACAGTGCCTGGTCGCAGGCACTGGGGCCACTCGAAGACGCGGCAGAGCACGGCGGCAACCGCGTCCGCTTGGTCCGACTGGTGCTGGCGCAGTACAAGGACCCGTATGGCAAGGTGTTCGGCGCGGTGCCCGAAGTCGGCGAACTGCCCGGCGATGCGTCTCCCAACGGAACGCAGGCCGAACGCGCCGCCTGGGCCGCGCTTGCGCCGGCGACCCGGAACAGCGTCAACCGCGTCTTTGCGAACATGGGCAAGGCCATCGCGGCCTATGAACGACTCGTTTCCTATGGTGAATCGCGTTTCGACCGGTACGCCCAGGCTACTGTCGCTGGCGATGGGCCAGGCCAGGATGCGCTCACCGGGCAGGAAGTGCGGGGATTGCGCCTGTTCCTGACCAAGGGGCAGTGTGTGACCTGCCACAACGGGCCGCTGCTCACGGACCATGCCTTTCACAACACAGGCGTTCCACCGCTGGAGCCGGCCAACCCGGACCGCGGTCGCGCCGAAGGGCTCAAAAAGCTCCTGGCCGACGAATTCAATTGCCTGGGCCGCTACAGTGACGCCAAACCGGAGCAATGCGGTGAACTGCAGTTCCTGTCAGCGAACGACACGGCTCAGCTCGGCGCGTTCCGCACACCAAGCCTGCGCAACGTGGCGGTCCGGCCGCCCTACATGCATGCCGGCCAGTTCTCGACCCTCGATGCGGTGGTGCAGCACTACGCCGCTTCGCCCCAAGCGGCCATCGGCCACAGCGAACTGGCGCAGCCCGGTGAAAACCACGCGCAGCGGCAAAGCATCCGGCTTTCCGCCGACGACATCAAGGACCTGGCCGCGTTCCTGGGCACGCTCACCGGCCCGGTCCATCAGCCCAGGTGA
- a CDS encoding DUF3703 domain-containing protein, with amino-acid sequence MTTFAIRIKPSVQREIAAADAAQARGHFSTSFEHLERAHVLGQAATAEHVRVHWHMLRFALRNSLHGEAFGQLWRLVAASIFTAPGLVPEGNTGGADVSGFRRMPIAQDLQQALNAARAPHTPAPKKIMLRMLTAAAALAALATLMTGCVTQPKDLDLSLEKNSVSNVYRVALVPPAQAPAINQMHSWKVKLAAPDGTPVHGAKFAVDGGMPQHGHGLPTQPRVTREVENGTYALDGMKFSMTGWWEVKLAIQGPQGADQVTFNWVVNNPAVQTVSLQ; translated from the coding sequence GTGACCACCTTCGCCATTCGCATCAAGCCCAGTGTGCAAAGAGAAATCGCTGCTGCCGACGCAGCACAAGCCCGCGGGCACTTTTCCACCTCCTTCGAGCACCTTGAGCGGGCACACGTGCTCGGGCAAGCAGCAACCGCCGAGCATGTGCGTGTGCACTGGCACATGCTCCGGTTTGCGCTGCGCAACAGCCTGCACGGCGAGGCCTTCGGTCAACTCTGGCGGCTCGTGGCGGCCTCCATCTTCACGGCCCCTGGGCTCGTGCCCGAAGGCAACACCGGCGGCGCTGACGTCAGTGGCTTTCGGCGCATGCCTATTGCGCAGGACCTGCAACAAGCGCTCAACGCTGCCCGGGCTCCACACACACCGGCACCCAAGAAAATCATGCTTCGCATGCTCACCGCAGCGGCAGCCCTGGCGGCGCTTGCCACCCTCATGACCGGTTGTGTCACGCAGCCCAAGGACCTGGACCTTTCACTGGAGAAGAATTCGGTTTCGAACGTTTACCGTGTCGCGCTGGTGCCCCCTGCTCAGGCGCCCGCCATCAACCAGATGCACAGCTGGAAGGTGAAGCTGGCTGCGCCGGATGGCACGCCGGTGCATGGCGCCAAGTTCGCAGTCGATGGCGGTATGCCCCAGCACGGTCACGGGCTGCCCACTCAACCTCGCGTGACGCGCGAGGTTGAGAATGGCACCTACGCGCTGGACGGAATGAAGTTCAGCATGACGGGCTGGTGGGAGGTGAAATTGGCCATCCAGGGTCCGCAAGGCGCGGACCAGGTCACCTTCAACTGGGTGGTGAACAACCCGGCCGTGCAGACCGTGAGCCTGCAATGA
- a CDS encoding HNH endonuclease → MFLGKLQRIFTESDFTATYKFALLMALADLAVELGADDGDEFMVSIRQIAERFIQMYWRHALPFGTGRPNTFSGVLTQNNGVQAAVVSAIATFRTRHGAASPQRARILPEYQALLRSVAQTVSAQPVNYLQNFGGMTDAFLYERAGAGQLKLKPGVAYCLRRFQPLVQQLSRSHWVEHIKRNRRNTGILGQADDLEDFLFSASRQSLLSMGQGLRKLDGSKCFYCTQALTEADVDHFVPFSQYPRDLAHNFVLAHPTCNRSKSDTLAAGPHLERWLERIGRHADAIKEVGMAAGMLADAQVSLKIAAWGYTTAIARGGSAWLAPSRYEAIDQRYNAYFIP, encoded by the coding sequence GTGTTTCTTGGCAAGCTCCAGCGCATCTTCACCGAAAGCGACTTCACGGCCACGTACAAGTTTGCCCTTTTGATGGCACTGGCCGACCTGGCCGTCGAGCTGGGGGCCGATGACGGAGATGAATTCATGGTCTCCATCCGTCAGATTGCCGAGCGGTTTATCCAGATGTACTGGCGGCACGCGCTCCCCTTCGGCACGGGCCGGCCCAACACTTTCTCGGGCGTCCTGACTCAGAACAACGGCGTGCAGGCCGCGGTGGTATCGGCCATCGCGACCTTTCGGACTCGGCATGGCGCAGCTTCGCCCCAGAGGGCCCGAATACTGCCTGAGTACCAGGCGCTGCTGAGGTCTGTCGCGCAGACCGTATCAGCGCAGCCGGTGAATTACCTGCAAAATTTCGGCGGCATGACCGATGCTTTCCTGTATGAGCGCGCGGGGGCTGGCCAGCTCAAACTCAAGCCCGGGGTGGCCTACTGCCTGCGGCGATTCCAGCCGCTGGTCCAGCAGCTGTCGCGCTCGCACTGGGTGGAGCACATCAAGCGCAACCGAAGGAACACCGGCATTCTCGGGCAGGCCGATGACCTCGAAGACTTCCTGTTTTCAGCGTCAAGGCAGTCGCTGCTGTCCATGGGCCAGGGACTTCGCAAGCTTGACGGGAGCAAGTGTTTTTATTGCACTCAAGCATTGACCGAGGCGGACGTGGACCATTTCGTTCCGTTCTCGCAGTACCCGCGCGACCTGGCGCACAACTTCGTGCTGGCGCACCCAACGTGCAACCGGAGCAAGTCCGATACCCTGGCCGCCGGCCCGCACCTGGAGCGATGGCTGGAAAGAATCGGCCGGCACGCTGACGCCATCAAGGAAGTCGGAATGGCGGCGGGCATGCTGGCCGATGCGCAGGTCAGCCTAAAGATTGCCGCTTGGGGTTACACGACAGCCATCGCGCGGGGCGGGAGTGCCTGGCTGGCACCTAGCCGCTACGAGGCCATCGACCAGCGCTACAACGCATATTTCATACCTTAA
- a CDS encoding HIT family protein codes for MTLISAPSPCPFCTLPASRIVEENAHAVLILDGYPVSPGHSLVIPKRHVRSFFEVTAPEREALFALLDRAKELVAEQHRPDGYNIGINDGAAAGQTVPHLHIHLIPRYDGDQLDPRGGVRWVIPEKADYWTGR; via the coding sequence ATGACATTGATAAGTGCACCCAGCCCGTGCCCATTTTGTACCCTTCCCGCCAGCCGCATCGTTGAGGAAAATGCGCATGCGGTATTGATTCTGGACGGCTACCCGGTGTCCCCGGGCCACAGCCTGGTCATTCCCAAGCGCCATGTCCGCTCGTTCTTTGAAGTGACGGCGCCCGAGCGCGAGGCACTCTTTGCCCTGCTGGACCGGGCAAAAGAGTTGGTTGCCGAGCAACACCGGCCCGATGGCTACAACATCGGCATCAACGATGGCGCGGCGGCGGGTCAGACAGTGCCTCACCTGCACATCCACCTCATTCCACGGTATGACGGCGACCAGCTGGACCCGCGCGGCGGCGTTCGATGGGTGATTCCGGAAAAAGCGGACTACTGGACAGGACGGTAG
- a CDS encoding DUF2784 domain-containing protein, giving the protein MYFRFVADGVLLLHLVFIVFALFGGALAIRWRWMPLVHLPAMAWAFFVELTGRLCPLTSIENGFRVRAGQSGYAASFVEHYLLGVIYPSGLTREVQFVLAAMVVAINIAIYLWLFLRHRSYFKRRPCASRKEPTVVIGEQDI; this is encoded by the coding sequence ATGTACTTTCGTTTTGTAGCTGACGGCGTCCTGCTGCTGCACCTGGTATTCATCGTGTTTGCCCTTTTTGGCGGCGCGCTGGCCATCAGGTGGCGCTGGATGCCGCTGGTTCATCTTCCAGCAATGGCCTGGGCATTCTTTGTAGAACTGACGGGGCGCCTGTGCCCGCTCACTTCTATCGAGAACGGTTTTCGTGTTCGGGCCGGCCAGTCGGGTTACGCAGCCAGCTTCGTGGAGCACTACCTGCTCGGCGTCATCTATCCTTCAGGCTTGACGCGCGAGGTTCAGTTCGTACTTGCTGCCATGGTCGTTGCCATCAACATCGCCATCTATCTCTGGCTTTTCCTTCGCCACCGGAGCTACTTCAAGCGCAGGCCTTGCGCTTCAAGGAAAGAGCCTACCGTCGTCATAGGCGAACAAGATATCTGA
- the xseA gene encoding exodeoxyribonuclease VII large subunit, whose protein sequence is MANIFLTVPFKDKDAAKGLGARWDAAQRQWFVPDGRELAPFALWLPAGLVPALNSGDVLSIPDEPGTPAMPVRNGVSLSSLLGDVSRAVAQAYKAGVWTLVEVVELRANGGHVYLEVSERDAHGAVLAKARAVIWQSTASAILPEFERATGAQLAPGIKLLVRARPVFKAQYGFSLDIDAIDPAYTLGELEARKRDIRTRLQAEGVFAANKNLPPPWDFHNVLVVSPMGGAGLGDFQAEADRLQAHGICRFTYALSRFQGEGAPAEIRDALQAALGQGTGTVATPFDAVVIIRGGGAVNDLAWLNDYSLARLVCDLPIPVLTGIGHERDTTLLDEVAHARYDTPSKVIAGIEQRILQRVDEVKANFEQVSALAARASQAAREQAGKLDMTVRLEALRHLAQGRQAASQSLAAIRIDAMQCMRSAAEQSRDALQAVKTKVLTQLADAKRGVPALWSQIALGSEHALRTASAEGDSFIGSVLERARQDASRARQVSSDALNTVSNSAKLLVRKAATDSQALIREIAGQGPEKTLQRGFAIVRNQSGKPLTRALQARDGAAIEIEFQDGRVAAITQKRL, encoded by the coding sequence ATGGCCAACATCTTCCTCACCGTCCCTTTCAAGGACAAAGACGCCGCCAAAGGTCTTGGCGCCCGGTGGGATGCCGCTCAGCGCCAATGGTTTGTACCCGATGGCCGCGAACTTGCGCCTTTTGCTTTGTGGCTGCCGGCGGGTTTGGTCCCGGCATTGAACTCAGGAGACGTTCTTTCGATTCCGGACGAGCCTGGAACGCCTGCTATGCCCGTCAGAAATGGCGTTTCCCTGTCCAGTCTCCTGGGCGATGTGTCACGGGCCGTGGCGCAGGCCTACAAGGCCGGGGTCTGGACACTGGTCGAAGTCGTCGAGCTCCGGGCCAACGGTGGCCATGTCTACCTGGAAGTGTCCGAGCGCGACGCCCACGGGGCGGTGCTGGCCAAGGCCCGGGCCGTCATCTGGCAGTCAACGGCCAGCGCCATCCTTCCGGAGTTCGAGCGCGCCACCGGCGCCCAGCTGGCGCCTGGCATCAAGCTCCTGGTGCGGGCCCGGCCTGTCTTCAAGGCCCAGTACGGGTTCAGCCTGGATATCGATGCCATTGACCCGGCGTACACCTTGGGCGAGCTGGAGGCGCGCAAGCGCGACATCCGGACGCGGCTTCAGGCCGAGGGGGTGTTTGCCGCCAACAAGAACCTGCCGCCGCCCTGGGACTTTCATAACGTCCTGGTGGTCTCGCCCATGGGCGGGGCCGGCCTGGGCGACTTCCAGGCCGAGGCTGACCGGCTGCAAGCGCATGGCATTTGCCGCTTCACGTATGCCTTGAGCCGCTTTCAGGGGGAAGGCGCCCCGGCGGAAATACGCGATGCATTGCAGGCAGCCCTGGGGCAGGGGACTGGAACCGTCGCAACCCCGTTCGATGCCGTGGTCATCATCCGCGGCGGCGGCGCTGTCAATGACCTGGCTTGGCTCAATGATTACAGTTTGGCGCGCCTCGTGTGCGACCTGCCCATTCCCGTGCTGACCGGCATCGGCCATGAGCGGGACACCACCCTGCTCGATGAAGTGGCTCATGCCCGGTACGACACGCCGAGCAAGGTCATTGCCGGCATCGAGCAGCGCATCCTCCAGCGGGTCGACGAGGTCAAGGCGAACTTCGAGCAGGTCTCAGCCCTGGCGGCCCGGGCCAGCCAGGCAGCCAGGGAGCAGGCCGGCAAGCTCGACATGACCGTGCGGCTGGAGGCCTTGCGGCATCTGGCCCAGGGCAGACAAGCGGCATCGCAGAGCCTGGCAGCCATTCGCATCGATGCCATGCAGTGCATGCGGTCGGCCGCTGAACAATCGCGGGATGCCTTGCAGGCCGTCAAAACTAAAGTGTTGACGCAACTGGCTGATGCCAAGCGCGGCGTCCCGGCACTGTGGAGCCAGATTGCCCTGGGCAGCGAGCATGCGCTTCGAACGGCCTCGGCAGAAGGCGATTCGTTTATTGGCAGCGTTTTGGAGCGCGCCCGGCAGGATGCGTCACGCGCAAGGCAAGTCAGCAGTGACGCATTAAACACAGTCTCGAATTCGGCCAAGCTGCTTGTTCGGAAAGCTGCGACCGATTCACAAGCCTTGATACGAGAAATCGCTGGGCAGGGGCCGGAAAAAACACTTCAACGCGGCTTTGCCATCGTGCGAAACCAAAGCGGCAAGCCGCTAACCAGGGCCTTGCAGGCAAGGGACGGCGCAGCTATCGAAATCGAGTTCCAGGATGGCCGGGTTGCGGCCATCACACAAAAACGCCTTTAA
- the xseB gene encoding exodeoxyribonuclease VII small subunit, which produces MAIESFKEAYGVLQQHAQTLRNQREPNIDDLLTIVTESVQAYKVCQLRIEAVEKALEKALSDTQAPPSSSLPALKTPAPAAIADDPDDIPF; this is translated from the coding sequence ATGGCAATCGAATCGTTTAAAGAAGCGTATGGGGTGCTGCAACAGCACGCCCAGACGCTGCGCAACCAGCGCGAGCCGAACATCGACGACTTACTGACCATCGTGACGGAGTCGGTGCAAGCATACAAGGTCTGCCAGCTTCGAATCGAAGCGGTTGAAAAAGCGCTTGAAAAGGCCTTGAGCGACACGCAGGCGCCACCCAGCAGCAGCCTGCCTGCGCTCAAGACCCCGGCGCCTGCAGCCATCGCAGATGACCCGGATGATATTCCGTTCTAG
- a CDS encoding single-stranded DNA-binding protein: MIEALISGKLQGQASEKMAKTGKSFVTAKVRVHAGDTDVFVNVIAFSESACTALLALDSGDAVALAGSLTPKTWTDREGTVRPALDLVASQVLTAYHVARKRKAVEPRAHEQSRHQQANQASRRDDLDDGCPLEF, translated from the coding sequence ATGATTGAGGCTTTGATATCCGGCAAGCTGCAGGGCCAGGCTTCCGAAAAGATGGCGAAGACCGGCAAGTCGTTCGTGACGGCCAAGGTGCGTGTCCATGCGGGTGACACCGATGTGTTCGTGAACGTCATTGCCTTTAGTGAGTCGGCCTGCACGGCTCTCTTGGCGCTCGATAGCGGCGACGCCGTGGCGCTGGCCGGCAGCCTGACGCCCAAGACATGGACAGACCGTGAAGGCACGGTCCGGCCGGCGCTTGACCTGGTGGCCAGCCAGGTGCTCACCGCCTACCATGTGGCCCGCAAGCGTAAGGCGGTCGAACCTAGGGCGCACGAGCAGAGCCGGCACCAACAGGCCAACCAGGCCAGCCGACGCGATGACCTCGACGATGGCTGTCCGCTGGAATTTTGA
- a CDS encoding TfoX/Sxy family protein, producing the protein MTARPDEFAQYCCELLAAAGPCTARHMFGGYGISTDGLTLGLLADLGQGATLWLKAGPDTRAVFEAAGCQRFTYQAKGKTRSLGYYSAPDEAMESARDMAPWARLALEVALAARQPKKAKPSKKKQPTGDD; encoded by the coding sequence ATGACCGCACGCCCTGACGAGTTTGCCCAATACTGCTGCGAGCTTTTGGCCGCAGCCGGCCCATGCACGGCGCGGCACATGTTCGGAGGCTACGGCATCAGCACCGACGGGCTCACGCTGGGATTGTTGGCAGACCTGGGACAGGGCGCGACGCTGTGGCTCAAGGCTGGCCCGGATACCCGCGCCGTATTTGAAGCGGCAGGTTGCCAACGCTTCACCTACCAGGCCAAGGGCAAGACACGAAGCTTGGGCTACTACAGCGCGCCCGATGAAGCCATGGAGTCAGCCCGTGATATGGCGCCCTGGGCTCGTCTGGCCTTGGAGGTGGCACTGGCTGCTCGCCAACCCAAAAAAGCCAAGCCATCGAAGAAAAAGCAACCCACCGGGGATGATTGA
- a CDS encoding cupin domain-containing protein, with the protein MEREEFTQILAREGFKEVVTVTREPDGFLDAHTHPFEAKALILRGELQIKTGSAEQTYQAGQVFHLFADEPHSETYGPEGVAYLVGRK; encoded by the coding sequence ATGGAACGCGAAGAATTTACCCAAATCCTCGCCAGAGAAGGATTTAAAGAAGTGGTGACGGTGACTCGGGAGCCCGATGGATTCCTTGACGCGCACACGCATCCTTTCGAAGCGAAAGCGCTCATCCTCCGCGGCGAATTGCAAATAAAAACAGGCAGTGCAGAGCAGACCTATCAGGCCGGCCAGGTGTTCCATCTATTCGCGGACGAGCCGCATTCCGAAACCTATGGGCCAGAAGGCGTCGCGTATCTTGTGGGCAGGAAATGA
- a CDS encoding H-NS histone family protein: MTQATTLQQQIQEAEAIVKELRKQLDEERKGERMQAVASAKELIKTHGLTAADLGFSGKGSSAKRPAGDKRGVVAAKYQDHESGKTWTGRGKSPAWLAAQLAAGYTKDDFLIKS; encoded by the coding sequence ATGACACAAGCAACCACACTACAACAGCAAATCCAGGAAGCCGAGGCTATCGTCAAGGAATTGCGCAAGCAATTGGATGAAGAGCGAAAAGGTGAACGCATGCAGGCCGTCGCTTCAGCCAAAGAACTAATCAAAACCCACGGGTTGACCGCTGCAGATTTAGGCTTTTCAGGTAAGGGCTCATCAGCCAAACGTCCAGCCGGTGACAAACGCGGTGTGGTCGCGGCCAAGTACCAGGACCACGAAAGTGGAAAAACCTGGACGGGACGAGGTAAATCTCCTGCCTGGTTGGCGGCGCAGCTGGCAGCAGGCTACACTAAAGACGACTTTCTTATTAAAAGTTAA
- a CDS encoding AbrB/MazE/SpoVT family DNA-binding domain-containing protein yields the protein MSQSTLNSKGQITIPADIRRALGLVDHDRLTLTLMPNGTVLLRAKNKSILDLKGMLPTASGISVSIEEMSMGSA from the coding sequence ATGTCCCAATCTACCCTCAACAGCAAGGGCCAAATCACCATCCCAGCCGACATCCGGCGGGCGTTGGGCTTGGTTGACCATGACCGGCTCACGCTCACCCTGATGCCCAATGGAACGGTGCTGCTGCGGGCCAAGAACAAATCCATCCTTGACCTCAAGGGCATGCTCCCAACTGCCTCCGGTATCAGCGTGTCTATTGAGGAAATGAGCATGGGCTCGGCTTGA
- a CDS encoding helix-turn-helix domain-containing protein: protein METTYGLRLKQAYKHAGLTQVQLASAAGLSQAAISEACRVGTGSAYTVQFARACGVDAFWLATGDGEMEPATLSPRALYIARELDRKEPPEQRDRLYAIFMQLLDFSANDTVPTKHSGAVLGNGI, encoded by the coding sequence ATGGAAACAACCTACGGACTACGGCTGAAACAAGCCTATAAGCATGCTGGGCTCACGCAAGTCCAGCTTGCCAGTGCGGCGGGCCTGTCCCAGGCAGCAATTTCGGAGGCCTGCCGAGTCGGGACGGGCAGTGCCTATACGGTGCAGTTTGCGCGGGCGTGCGGCGTGGATGCGTTCTGGTTGGCTACGGGCGATGGCGAGATGGAGCCAGCTACGCTAAGCCCGCGAGCGCTGTATATAGCGCGCGAACTTGACCGAAAGGAGCCGCCTGAGCAACGGGACCGGCTTTATGCGATTTTCATGCAGCTACTTGATTTTTCTGCGAACGATACCGTGCCCACAAAGCACTCCGGGGCAGTATTAGGAAATGGAATTTAA
- a CDS encoding ABC-three component system middle component 2, which translates to MSKASPIAVFNSPFELGLRMVYLLCSLRPFGADLQKLVLLDYAIVYSGDLSGPSSLHTPVPYRGSELLSRRELIEQGLYIMSTRGLVDATLDETGITYVAGASALAMVGSLTSAYFLELETRCRWAASEFSKFDSTDLTDRFAANGHLWGAELEVTMAKRGNQWQLS; encoded by the coding sequence ATGAGCAAGGCTTCTCCAATTGCGGTCTTTAACTCGCCGTTCGAGCTCGGCCTTCGAATGGTGTACCTGCTTTGTTCGCTGCGTCCCTTTGGTGCAGACTTGCAAAAGCTTGTCTTGCTAGATTACGCTATCGTCTACTCGGGCGACCTTTCGGGACCCAGCAGCTTGCATACGCCGGTGCCTTATCGAGGCAGTGAATTGCTCAGTAGAAGAGAGTTGATAGAACAAGGTCTCTACATCATGAGTACGCGGGGCCTGGTTGACGCGACGTTAGACGAAACGGGCATCACATATGTTGCTGGTGCTAGCGCGCTAGCCATGGTCGGCTCACTAACATCCGCCTACTTCCTTGAGCTGGAGACTCGCTGCCGTTGGGCAGCTTCTGAGTTTTCGAAGTTCGACTCGACAGACCTTACAGACCGGTTCGCAGCGAACGGCCATCTATGGGGTGCTGAACTGGAAGTGACGATGGCTAAGAGAGGGAACCAATGGCAATTGTCCTAA
- a CDS encoding ABC-three component system protein: MATSTTKVRKTRKNQLVVRQGAMPPAAQVMHFSPDEWEKFIEAACFLRPLRGQTHYVQVKQLGGAGDGGRDIEARLIQPLQQDGWDLFQAKHYDHGLTPGDAFPELAKFFKHLSFGTYPQPKHYYFCSPKNAGVTLHDLLATPVRMKEQFLREWAAGDKGLKAAELTPAVTAVVSAFDFSRIRECLVRDLLAWHALDQGLHFERFGIETERGADPTMPGAPGVHEQVYIEQLIRVYSEHSATPMTLADVEAALAYADDFESQRAAFYCAEGLKRFSRDLYTEDEFDRLLAMVLSGIKPSVNSVALKTGMDRLTVALNTVSKLGVTDSKLSTRLRGGDLPGTCHHLVNENKMKWLK, from the coding sequence ATGGCAACGAGCACGACGAAAGTTCGCAAAACACGGAAGAACCAGCTTGTTGTCAGGCAGGGCGCCATGCCGCCTGCCGCTCAGGTCATGCACTTCTCCCCCGACGAATGGGAGAAATTCATTGAGGCAGCATGCTTCCTTAGGCCACTGCGGGGCCAAACACATTACGTGCAAGTCAAGCAACTTGGGGGCGCTGGCGATGGAGGTCGAGACATTGAAGCCCGTCTTATACAGCCACTTCAGCAGGATGGCTGGGACCTCTTTCAGGCCAAGCACTATGACCACGGGCTGACTCCCGGTGATGCCTTTCCTGAACTGGCAAAGTTCTTCAAGCATCTTTCTTTCGGCACGTACCCGCAACCAAAGCATTACTACTTCTGCTCTCCGAAGAACGCCGGGGTAACCCTACATGATTTGTTGGCTACCCCTGTGCGAATGAAAGAGCAATTTCTGCGTGAGTGGGCTGCGGGCGACAAAGGATTGAAGGCAGCGGAACTGACACCCGCCGTCACGGCTGTTGTATCGGCGTTTGACTTCAGTAGGATACGCGAGTGTCTTGTCAGAGACCTACTCGCCTGGCATGCACTAGACCAGGGTTTGCACTTCGAACGCTTTGGCATTGAGACGGAGCGGGGCGCTGACCCAACAATGCCTGGCGCGCCTGGGGTCCACGAGCAGGTTTACATTGAACAGCTCATCCGGGTTTACAGTGAGCACAGCGCGACACCGATGACCCTTGCTGACGTTGAAGCGGCTTTAGCGTACGCGGACGACTTTGAATCGCAACGTGCGGCGTTCTACTGTGCTGAGGGCCTGAAACGCTTTAGCCGAGACCTATACACGGAAGATGAATTTGACCGACTGCTGGCAATGGTGCTGAGTGGCATCAAGCCAAGCGTAAACAGCGTTGCTCTCAAAACCGGAATGGACCGGCTAACGGTGGCGCTAAACACCGTTTCTAAACTCGGCGTGACGGATAGCAAGTTGTCGACGCGCTTGCGCGGAGGCGACTTGCCTGGTACGTGCCACCACCTAGTCAATGAAAACAAAATGAAATGGCTCAAATGA